The Neovison vison isolate M4711 chromosome 5, ASM_NN_V1, whole genome shotgun sequence genome includes a region encoding these proteins:
- the TSEN54 gene encoding tRNA-splicing endonuclease subunit Sen54 isoform X2 produces the protein MGFSEQGRQRLHPEEALYLLECGSIQLFHQDLPLSIQEAYQLLLTEDTVTFLQYQAFSHLKRLGYVVRRFQPSSILSPYERQLNLDGSARCLEDQNGKRKRRSSSSRCINKKAKALENPPQGVNETPESLTASSPPPCNQNNQCGEEKPQESNLVKGPMGPSELLGSLQPWPDLAHEGVGCSQESGKVENGVKGVRKPRWNFEQISFPNMASDSRHTLLLAPAPELLPANVTGRETDAESWCQKLNQRKEKLSRREREQHAEAQHFREDVNSDPEVRCCSSWREYKQLLRTRHLQKSQSRPPHLWDQPVRPLLSPGQADSPATALQHLSVLRTTHLADGGARLLEKSGGLEISFDIYQADAVATFRKNNPGRPYARMCISGFDEPVPDLCTLKRLSYQSGDVPLIFALVDHGDISFYSFRDFTLPRDLEH, from the exons ATGGGCTTCTCAGAGCAGGGCCGGCAGCGGCTTCACCCCGAAGAGGCCTTATATCTGCTGGAGTGT ggctccatccagctTTTCCACCAAGATCTGCCACTGTCTATTCAGGAGGCTTACCAGCTACTGCTGACTGAGGACACTGTGACTTTTCTCCAGTACCAG gCCTTCAGCCACCTGAAGAGACTGGGCTACGTGGTTCGACGGTTCCAACCAAG CTCCATCCTGTCCCCTTACGAGAGACAGCTGAACTTGGACGGCAGTGCCCGGTGCTTAGAGGATCAGAATggcaagaggaagaggaggagctcCAGCTCTCG GTGCATTAATAAGAAGGCCAAGGCCCTGGAGAATCCCCCGCAGGGGGTGAACGAGACACCAGAGAGCCTGACAGCCTCCAGCCCACCTCCTTGCAACCAGAACAACCAATGCGGAGAGGAGAAACCTCAGGAGTCAAACCTTGTAAAGGGCCCAATGGGCCCATCTGAGCTTCTGGGATCCCTGCAGCCCTGGCCTGACCTGGCTCATGAGGGGGTGGGGTGCAGCCAGGAGAGTGGCAAAGTAGAGAACGGGGTCAAGGGGGTTCGTAAGCCACGCTGGAACTTTGAACAGATCTCATTCCCCAACATGGCTTCAGATAGCCGCCACACCCTTCTGCTTGCCCCAGCCCCAGAACTGCTCCCGGCCAACGTCACTGGGCGGGAGACAGATGCCGAATCCTGGTGTCAGAAGCTGaaccagaggaaggagaagctcTCCAGGAGGGAACGGGAGCAACACGCAGAGGCCCAGCACTTCCGGGAGGATGTGAACTCGGATCCCGAGGTGCGCTGCTGCTCCAGCTGGCGGGAATACAAGCAGCTGCTGCGAACACGGCACCTGCAGAAGAGCCAGAGCCGCCCCCCACATCTGTGGGACCAGCCTGTCAGACCCTTGCTGAGCCCTGGCCAGGCAGACTCCCCAG CCACAGCCCTGCAGCATCTCTCTGTGCTGCGGACCACACACCTTGCTGATGGAGGTGCCCG gcTGCTGGAGAAGTCTGGGGGCTTGGAGATCAGCTTTGACATCTACCAGGCTGATGCCGTGGCCACATTCCGAAAGAATAACCCTGGCAGGCCCTACGCCCGGATGTGCATTAGTGG ATTTGATGAGCCAGTTCCAGACCTCTGTACCCTCAAGCGGTTATCCTACCAGAGTGGGGATGTTCCTCTGATCTTTGCCCTGGTGGATCATGGAGACATCTCCTTCTACAGCTTCAGGGACTTCACGCTGCCCAGGGATCTGGAACACTAG
- the CASKIN2 gene encoding caskin-2, which produces MGREQDLILAVKNGDVTGVQKLVAKVKAAKTKLLGSTKRLNVNYQDADGFSALHHAALGGSLELIALLLEAQATVDIKDSNGMRPLHYAAWQGRLEPVRLLLRASAAVNAASLDGQIPLHLAAQYGHYEVSEMLLQHQSNPCLVNKAKKTPLDLACEFGRLKVAQLLLNSHLCVALLEGEAKDPCDPNYTTPLHLAAKNGHREVIRQLLRAGIEINRQTKTGTALHEAALYGKTEVVRLLLEGGVDVNIRNTYNQTALDIVNQFTTSQASREIKQLLREASGILKVRALKDFWNLHDPTALNVRAGDVITVLEQHPDGRWKGHIHESQRGTDRVGYFPPGIVEVVSKRVGVLAPRLPSAPTPLRPGFSRTPQPPAEDPLHPLTYGQLPRVGLSPDSPAGDRNSVGSEGSVGSIRSAGSGQSSEGTNGHGTGLLIENAQPLPPTGEDQVLPGLHPPSLADNLSHRPLANYRSGEQLFTQDVRPEQLLEGKDAQAIHNWLSEFQLEGYTTHFLQAGYDVPTISRMTPEDLTAIGVTKPGHRKKIASEIAQLSIAEWLPNYIPVDLREWLCALGLPQYHKHLVSSGYDSMGLVADLTWEELQEIGVNKLGHQKKLMLGVKRLAELRRGLLQGEAPAEGGRRLARGPELMAIEGLENGDGPAAAGPRLLTFQGSELSPELQAAMAGGGPEPLPLPPARSPSQESIGARSRGSGHSQEQPAPQPSGGDPGTPQERNLPEGTERPPKLCSPLPGQGTPPYVFMYPQGSPSSPAPGPPPGAPRAFSYLAGPPATPPDPPRPKRRSHSLSRPGPEDGEAEGEAEGSVGSALGSYATLTRRPGRSALARTSPSPTPARGAPRSQSFALRARRKGPPPPPPKRLSSVSGPPTEPPPVDGSPGPKEGASVPRRRTLSEPAGPLEPPSPPAPAGPVSDTEEEEPGPEGTPPSRGSSGEGLPFAEEGNLTIKQRPKPAGPPSREAPVPAGLDFNLTESDTVKRRPKCREREPLQTALLAFGVAGATPSASASLPSQPPGEPHSSSADPSPPRPDPSSLPTQGAPVPLSPGLPAQPPVAPSPGPAPENSAGGGQPGETEPPASPAALIKAPSAGTVPKPVSVACTQLAFSGPKLAPRLGPRPVPPPRPESTGAAGSGRAQQRLEQTSSSLAAALRAAEKSIGAEEREGPPGTSTKHILDDISTMFDALANQLDAMLD; this is translated from the exons ATGGGTCGTGAACAGGACTTGATCCTCGCCGTCAAGAACGGAGATGTGACTGGTGTGCAGAAACTGGTGGCTAAGGTCAAGGCCGCAAAGACAA AACTCCTCGGCTCCACGAAGAGACTCAATGTCAACTACCAGGACGCTGACGG ATTCTCTGCTCTCCACCATGCCGCCTTGGGGGGCAGCCTGGAGCTCATAGCCTTGCTGCTGGAGGCTCAGGCCACCGTGGACATTAAGGACAGCAATG gCATGCGCCCACTGCACTACGCGGCCTGGCAGGGCCGGCTGGAGCCCGTGCGGCTGCTTCTGCGCGCCTCTGCAGCCGTCAACGCCGCCTCGCTGGACGGGCAGATCCCGCTGCATCTGGCCGCCCAGTACGGACACTACGAAGTG TCAGAAATGCTCCTCCAGCATCAGTCCAACCCGTGCCTGGTCAACAAGGCGAAAAAGACGCCCCTGGATCTGGCCTGCGAGTTTGGGCGGCTCAAG GTGGCCCAGCTGCTACTGAATAGTCACTTGTGTGTGGCACTGCTGGAGGGTGAGGCCAAGGACCCCTGTGACCCCAACTACACCACGCCCTTGCACTTGGCTGCCAAGAATGGCCACAGAGAGGTCATCAG GCAGCTGCTTAGAGCTGGGATCGAGATCAACCGCCAGACCAAGACCGGCACAGCACTCCACGAGGCTGCGTTGTACGGCAAGACAGAGGTGGTGCGGCTGCTTCTGGAG GGCGGGGTGGACGTGAACATTCGGAACACGTATAACCAGACGGCGCTGGACATCGTGAATCAGTTCACCACCTCCCAGGCCAGCCGCGAAATCAAGCAGCTCCTGCGGG AGGCCTCGGGGATCCTGAAGGTCCGGGCACTCAAGGATTTTTGGAACCTCCATGATCCCACTGCTCTCAACGTCCGTGCAGGGGACGTCATCACG GTGCTGGAACAGCATCCCGACGGCCGCTGGAAGGGCCACATCCATGAGAGCCAGAGGGGCACGGACCGTGTGGGCTACTTCCCTCCAGGCATCGTGGAGGTGGTCAGCAAGCGGGTGGGCGTCCTCGCACCCCGCCTCCCATCGGCCCCCACCCCCCTACGCCCAGGCTTCTCTCGGACACCGCAGCCCCCTGCTGAGGACCCCCTACACCCTTTGACCTATGGCCAGCTCCCTCGGGTGGGCCTCAGCCCAGACAGCCCAG CAGGTGACAGGAATAGCGTGGGCAGCGAGGGCAGCGTGGGCAGCATCCGCAGTGCTGGCAGCGGGCAGAGTTCTGAGGGCACCAACGGCCATGGCACTGGCCTTCTGATCGAGAACGcccag CCGCTGCCTCCCACAGGAGAGGATCAGGTGCTGCCGGGACTGCACCCCCCATCCCTGGCAG ACAACCTGAGCCACCGCCCTCTGGCCAACTACCGCTCTGGGGAGCAGCTCTTCACCCAGGACGTGAGGCCGGAGcagctgctggaggggaag GATGCCCAGGCCATTCATAACTGGCTCAGTGAGTTCCAGCTGGAAGGTTACACCACCCACTTCCTGCAGGCTGGCTACGACGTGCCAACCATCAGCCGGATGACTCCCGAG GACCTGACGGCCATCGGCGTGACCAAGCCTGGCCACCGGAAGAAGATCGCCTCCGAGATCGCACAGCTCAGCATCGCCGAGTGGCTGCCCAACTACATCCCG GTGGACCTGCGGGAGTGGCTGTGTGCGCTGGGGCTGCCGCAGTACCACAAGCACCTGGTGAGCAGCGGCTACGACTCCATGGGGCTGGTGGCCGACCTCACCTGGGAGGAGCTGCAAGAGATCGGCGTCAACAAGCTTG GTCATCAGAAGAAGCTCATGCTGGGAGTAAAGCGGCTGGCCGAGCTGCGGCGGGGCCTACTGCAGGGGGAGGCCCCAGCGGAGGGCGGCCGCCGGCTCGCCAGAGGCCCAGAGCTGATGGCTATCGAGGGGCTGGAGAATGGGGATGGTCCGGCTGCAGCTGGCCCGCGCCTCCTCACCTTCCAGGGCAGCGAGCTAAGCCCAGAGCTGCAGGCAGCCATGGCAGGGGGTGGCcctgagcccctccccctgccccctgctcgcTCCCCCAGCCAGGAGAGCATTGGAGCACGCTCACGAGGGTCCGGTCATTCACAGGAACAGCCTGCCCCCCAGCCCAGTGGCGGAGACCCTGGGACCCCACAGGAGAGGAACCTTCCAGAGGGCACAGAGCGGCCTCCTAAGCTTTGTTCCCCACTTCCTGGCCAGGGGACCCCCCCTTATGTGTTTATGTATCCCCAGGGCTCACCCTCTAGCCCAGCCCCAGGGCCACCTCCGGGCGCGCCTCGTGCCTTCTCGTATTTGGCTGGTCCCCCTGCCACCCCTCCGGACCCACCTCGGCCCAAGCGCCGGTCCCACAGCCTGAGCCGCCCTGGCCCTGAGGAtggggaagcagagggggaggccGAAGGGTCGGTGGGCAGTGCCTTGGGCAGCTACGCCACCCTCACCCGGCGGCCGGGACGCAGTGCCCTAGCGCGGACCAGCCCTAGCCCGACCCCAGCGCGAGGGGCTCCCCGCAGCCAGTCCTTCGCCCTCCGTGCCCGACGCAAAggcccgccacccccaccccctaagCGACTCAGCTCCGTCTCTGGCCCCCCCACGGAGCCTCCTCCTGTAGATGGGAGCCCGGGACCTAAGGAGGGGGCCTCTGTGCCCCGAAGGCGAACACTGAGCGAACCAGCCGGCCCCTTGGAGCCCCCCAGCCCGCCCGCCCCAGCTGGCCCCGTGTCGGACACAGAGGAGGAAGAACCAGGGCCGGAGGGGACGCCCCCATCTCGGGGAAGCTCAGGGGAGGGACTCCCATTTGCGGAGGAGGGGAACCTGACCATCAAACAGCGGCCGAAGCCAGCGGGACCCCCATCCCGGGAAGCACCTGTGCCGGCTGGCCTGGATTTCAACCTCACAGAGTCAGACACTGTTAAGCGGAGGCCCAAATGCCGGGAGAGAGAACCACTGCAGACGGCACTTCTGGCCTTCGGGGTGGCCGGTGCTACACCCAGCGCTtctgcctccctgccctcccagccccccgggGAGCCCCACTCCTCCTCAGCGGATCCCAGCCCTCCCCGGCCTGACCCCAGCAGCCTTCCAACTCAGGGAGCTCCAGTGCCTCTTTCTCCCggcctcccagcccagccccctgtggcccccagccccgggcctgCTCCGGAGAACTCGGCAGGTGGTGGGCAGCCTGGGGAGACGGAGCCCCCTGCTTCCCCTGCAGCCCTCATCAAGGCGCCCAGTGCAG GAACAGTCCCCAAGCCTGTGTCTGTGGCCTGCACCCAGCTGGCATTTTCTGGCCCTAAGCTGGCTCCCCGGCTTGGCCCCCGCCCTGTGCCGCCTCCAAGGCCCGAGAGCACTGGAGCTGCGGGCTCTGGCCGGGCCCAGCAGAGGCTGGAACAGACCAGCTCGTCCCTGGCAGCTGCGCTGAGGGCAGCGGAGAAGAGCATCGGCGCTGAGGAGCGAGAGGG cCCTCCCGGCACCTCCACCAAGCACATTCTGGATGACATCAGCACCATGTTTGACGCCCTGGCCAACCAGCTGGACGCCATGCTGGACTGA
- the TSEN54 gene encoding tRNA-splicing endonuclease subunit Sen54 isoform X1, with product MEPELEPAAVEVPAGRVLCARELLAARSRSQKLPQRSHGPKDFLPDGSAAQAERLRVCREELWQLLAEERVERLGSLVAAEWRPEEGFVELKSPAGKFWQTMGFSEQGRQRLHPEEALYLLECGSIQLFHQDLPLSIQEAYQLLLTEDTVTFLQYQAFSHLKRLGYVVRRFQPSSILSPYERQLNLDGSARCLEDQNGKRKRRSSSSRCINKKAKALENPPQGVNETPESLTASSPPPCNQNNQCGEEKPQESNLVKGPMGPSELLGSLQPWPDLAHEGVGCSQESGKVENGVKGVRKPRWNFEQISFPNMASDSRHTLLLAPAPELLPANVTGRETDAESWCQKLNQRKEKLSRREREQHAEAQHFREDVNSDPEVRCCSSWREYKQLLRTRHLQKSQSRPPHLWDQPVRPLLSPGQADSPATALQHLSVLRTTHLADGGARLLEKSGGLEISFDIYQADAVATFRKNNPGRPYARMCISGFDEPVPDLCTLKRLSYQSGDVPLIFALVDHGDISFYSFRDFTLPRDLEH from the exons ATGGAGCCCGAGCTCGAGCCGGCTGCCGTGGAGGTTCCCGCCGGGCGCGTGCTCTG TGCCCGGGAGCTCCTCGCTGCCCGCTCGCGGTCCCAGAAGCTGCCTCAGCGCTCGCATGGCCCCAAGGACTTCCTGCCCGACGGCTCGGCGGCCCAGGCCGAGCGGCTGCGTGTGTGCCGCGAGGAGCTCTGGCAGCTGCTGGCAGAGGAGCGCGTGGAGCGCCT GGGCAGTTTGGTGGCTGCCGAGTGGAGGCCGGAAGAGGGCTTCGTGGAATTGAAGTCTCCTGCG GGTAAATTCTGGCAGACCATGGGCTTCTCAGAGCAGGGCCGGCAGCGGCTTCACCCCGAAGAGGCCTTATATCTGCTGGAGTGT ggctccatccagctTTTCCACCAAGATCTGCCACTGTCTATTCAGGAGGCTTACCAGCTACTGCTGACTGAGGACACTGTGACTTTTCTCCAGTACCAG gCCTTCAGCCACCTGAAGAGACTGGGCTACGTGGTTCGACGGTTCCAACCAAG CTCCATCCTGTCCCCTTACGAGAGACAGCTGAACTTGGACGGCAGTGCCCGGTGCTTAGAGGATCAGAATggcaagaggaagaggaggagctcCAGCTCTCG GTGCATTAATAAGAAGGCCAAGGCCCTGGAGAATCCCCCGCAGGGGGTGAACGAGACACCAGAGAGCCTGACAGCCTCCAGCCCACCTCCTTGCAACCAGAACAACCAATGCGGAGAGGAGAAACCTCAGGAGTCAAACCTTGTAAAGGGCCCAATGGGCCCATCTGAGCTTCTGGGATCCCTGCAGCCCTGGCCTGACCTGGCTCATGAGGGGGTGGGGTGCAGCCAGGAGAGTGGCAAAGTAGAGAACGGGGTCAAGGGGGTTCGTAAGCCACGCTGGAACTTTGAACAGATCTCATTCCCCAACATGGCTTCAGATAGCCGCCACACCCTTCTGCTTGCCCCAGCCCCAGAACTGCTCCCGGCCAACGTCACTGGGCGGGAGACAGATGCCGAATCCTGGTGTCAGAAGCTGaaccagaggaaggagaagctcTCCAGGAGGGAACGGGAGCAACACGCAGAGGCCCAGCACTTCCGGGAGGATGTGAACTCGGATCCCGAGGTGCGCTGCTGCTCCAGCTGGCGGGAATACAAGCAGCTGCTGCGAACACGGCACCTGCAGAAGAGCCAGAGCCGCCCCCCACATCTGTGGGACCAGCCTGTCAGACCCTTGCTGAGCCCTGGCCAGGCAGACTCCCCAG CCACAGCCCTGCAGCATCTCTCTGTGCTGCGGACCACACACCTTGCTGATGGAGGTGCCCG gcTGCTGGAGAAGTCTGGGGGCTTGGAGATCAGCTTTGACATCTACCAGGCTGATGCCGTGGCCACATTCCGAAAGAATAACCCTGGCAGGCCCTACGCCCGGATGTGCATTAGTGG ATTTGATGAGCCAGTTCCAGACCTCTGTACCCTCAAGCGGTTATCCTACCAGAGTGGGGATGTTCCTCTGATCTTTGCCCTGGTGGATCATGGAGACATCTCCTTCTACAGCTTCAGGGACTTCACGCTGCCCAGGGATCTGGAACACTAG